TATGAACGTGGCTATGCCTGTTGCAATTTTTACCTCTGTTCTTAAATATTTAACTTTAGATAAATTGATTAGCTTGTCTGGCGGTTTGTTGTATACCTTTATCGCCTTCATTCTTGGTTACCTAGCGGCCTTTATCGCAGTGAAAGTTTTTAAAGTGCGCCCAGGTCGTCGAGGAACCATGATTAATACCTTTGTTAATGCCAATACCATATTTATTGGTTTGCCTTTAAATATCGCTTTGTTTGGAAATCAAGCCCTTCCTTACTTCTTGGTTTATTATATTACAAATACAGTATCTACTTGGACATTAGGTGTCTATCTAATGACTTCTGATAGTAAAGAAGGGGCTTCAAAACAGGCTCAAAAATTTAATTGGAAGAAGCTTTTCCCAGCTCCTTTATTAGGTTTTCTCGTAGCCCTCGTCTTTTTGGTGTTGCGTATTCCTGTTCCAAGTTTTGCGGAAAGCACCTTGACTTATATTGGTAGTTTAACAACGCCCTTATCTCTTGTCTATATCGGTATCGTCCTAGCTAAGGCAGGTTTGAACACCATTCGCTTTGATAAAGATACCATTATCACACTGGTTGGTCGTTTTATT
The Streptococcus parasanguinis genome window above contains:
- a CDS encoding AEC family transporter codes for the protein MEIFLTSIQSIVPIIVIIILGYFLQVRGWFQESFGNDLSKLIMNVAMPVAIFTSVLKYLTLDKLISLSGGLLYTFIAFILGYLAAFIAVKVFKVRPGRRGTMINTFVNANTIFIGLPLNIALFGNQALPYFLVYYITNTVSTWTLGVYLMTSDSKEGASKQAQKFNWKKLFPAPLLGFLVALVFLVLRIPVPSFAESTLTYIGSLTTPLSLVYIGIVLAKAGLNTIRFDKDTIITLVGRFILAPVIMLLVLKFFSPNMVAPEFRTFMIQSATPALAVLPILANQGKGDVEFSTNVVTLSTVLFVIVVPILQTLLG